The Mycobacteriales bacterium region CCGGCCAGCCGATCCGGTCGAAGTCGGGGACAGGTGCCGCCGGCCCGTAGACGGGCTGCACCTCGACGCCGGAGAGCGTGGTGAAGTCCGCTTCGCGCTTCCGCGAGGCGTCGTACCGCTCCTGCCAGCGCTTGCGTCCGACCTCGATGTCATCCACGACAAAATACTAGGACGTCCAACTAATCTCGGCTACAGGACTCCGGTCACAGGGCAGTCTGGGACTATTCGACCGATTCGGTCGGGGGCTTCTCCTGGAAGTCGCCGGCCTCGGCCCGGACGGACCGCAATGCGGCGAAGGCCTCCTCGCGGGTCGCCTCGTCCAGCGCGCCGAGCCCGAAGTCGATCGCCATCAGGTCGCGGGTGCCGGCCTCGGCGACGTCCCGGCCGTGCGGGGTGATCGAGGCCAGCGCGCCGCGGCGGTCCCGCGGATTGGCCAGCCGTTCGACCAGCCCGGCCGCGGCCAGCCGGGTGATCGCGTTGGTGACGCTGGTCGGGTGCACCATCAGCCGGCTGCCGACCACCTTCAGCGGCAGCGCCCCGGTCCGGCTGAAGTGCAGCAGGACCAGCACCTCGTACCGGGCGAAGGTGAGGCCGTGCGGCCGCAGCACCTCGTCGTACCGGCCGAGCAGGATCTGCTGCACCCGCATGACCGAGGTGGCCACCCGCATGCCGGAGGCCGGGCCCCAGGTCCGTTCCCAGATCTCGCCCGCCCGCACGATCGGGTCGAACGGCAGATCCAGTGGCTTGGGCACGTGCAGACGGTATCGGACGGGGGATTGACAGTGACTGGTCTAGTCTGGTCTAGTCCACCT contains the following coding sequences:
- a CDS encoding MarR family transcriptional regulator, which gives rise to MRAGEIWERTWGPASGMRVATSVMRVQQILLGRYDEVLRPHGLTFARYEVLVLLHFSRTGALPLKVVGSRLMVHPTSVTNAITRLAAAGLVERLANPRDRRGALASITPHGRDVAEAGTRDLMAIDFGLGALDEATREEAFAALRSVRAEAGDFQEKPPTESVE